One genomic segment of Lampris incognitus isolate fLamInc1 chromosome 2, fLamInc1.hap2, whole genome shotgun sequence includes these proteins:
- the LOC130107847 gene encoding rho-related GTP-binding protein Rho6-like has translation MKERRFAQPFVARCKLVLVGDVQCGKTAMLQVFTKDCYPETYVPTVFENYTSCLELEDQRVELSLWDTSGSPYYDNVRPLCYSDTDTVLLCFDISRPDTVDSSLKKWKAEILDFCPSRQILLIGCKTDLRTDVCTLMELSNLKLTPISNEQGTSLAKQLGAAAYLECSAFTSEKSIHSMFRTAVLASMNKFHPATKPSPVRRLSKRLFHLPSKTDLLSSTFSKDKAKTCSIM, from the exons ATGAAGGAAAGAAGATTTGCCCAGCCTTTCGTTGCGAGGTGTAAGCTGGTGCTGGTCGGGGACGTCCAATGCGGTAAAACAGCGATGTTACAAGTCTTTACCAAGGACTGCTACCCGGAG ACGTATGTCCCCACAGTATTTGAAAACTACACATCATGTCTGGAGCTGGAGGACCAGCGTGTGGAGCTCAGCCTCTGGGACACGTCAG GTTCGCCGTACTATGATAACGTGAGGCCCCTCTGCTACAGTGACACAGACACAGTGCTCTTGTGCTTTGACATCAGCCGGCCAGATACTGTGGACAGCTCTCTGAAGAAG TGGAAGGCAGAGATCCTGGATTTCTGCCCCAGCAGACAGATCCTGCTGATAGGCTGCAAGACAGACCTGCGCACAGACGTATGCACGCTTATGGAGCTTTCCAACCTTAAGCTGACTCCTATCTCCAATGAGCAG GGCACATCCTTGGCCAAACAGCTCGGAGCAGCAGCTTACCTTGAGTGCTCTGCCTTCACCTCTGAGAAGAGCATCCACAGCATGTTCCGCACTGCGGTCTTAGCCTCCATGAACAAGTTCCACCCAGCCACCAAACCAAGCCCCGTCCGACGCCTCTCCAAGAGACTCTTCCATCTGCCCAGCAAGACAGACCTCCTTTCCTCCACCTTCAGCAAGGACAAGGCCAAGACCTGCTCCATCATGTGA